The following are encoded in a window of Actinomyces oris genomic DNA:
- a CDS encoding UvrD-helicase domain-containing protein has translation MNAMNSLFGALPMPGSGGAATPPPEAALPALVPAAGSFDDDSWAEVEAPEEDWGPEDAPPPEDESAAAPTWEERQDEVSALVARAQANAAAARARVDGAAPSGRPTGPAWGVTVSDPAELIRGLNPAQEAAVTHAGAPLLIIAGAGSGKTRVLTHRIAHLIATGRARPGEILAITFTNKAAAEMRERVTALVGPAGERMWVSTFHSACVRILRREHEAAGLRSTFSIYDAADSTRLITLIVRELGIDPKRFTPKTFAHRISDLKNELITPAQFAERAVTSNPLERHLAEVYRAYAQRLSAANALDFDDIIMRTVSLLQTRPAVAEMYRRRFRHILVDEYQDTNHAQYVLVRELVGGPGTSGAGSALPPGELTVVGDSDQSIYAFRGATIRNIEEFEEDYPSARTILLEQNYRSTQNILSAANAVISRNSGRREKNLWTAAGDGAPITGYVADSEHDEARWISQEVDRLADEHGIRPRDVAVFYRTNAQSRALEEAFMRAGQPYKVIGGTRFYDRREIKDAIAYLRAVDNPDDDVNLRRILNVPKRGLGDKAEGALAEHAARYAVSFGQAVADAAGAPRDAQTDGTENTDGQAPSTTGAGEPPEVEGLTTRARNQVRGFHELLTTLRHMVTAGDGVADILDSALDASGYLAELRASDDPQDATRVENLAELHSVASDFQAANPDGTLADFLERVSLVADSDQLPPSADLEDEDARQAEEQGQITLMTVHTAKGLEFPVVFVTGMEDGTFPHSRSLAEETELAEERRLAYVALTRARERLYLTRAAVRSAWGAANAMPASRFLDDVPDETIDWKRLASSMEALRGGGTGWGSSWGEGGFGSGGRRSGSSRQSSYSDDDDFAPPVGAGTKRSGKLGRVETAQDRAAKRTSARLEARGKHGDSSPAGAAASEDLPAAVAGLRTGDQVRHDSYGVGTVVGLEGKGRSLTARVEFVIDGAPTTKRLILRYAPVAKI, from the coding sequence ATGAACGCGATGAACTCCCTCTTCGGCGCCCTGCCCATGCCCGGCTCCGGCGGTGCGGCCACGCCGCCGCCCGAGGCCGCGCTGCCCGCCCTCGTTCCCGCCGCAGGCTCCTTCGACGATGACTCCTGGGCCGAGGTCGAGGCCCCGGAGGAGGACTGGGGGCCCGAGGACGCCCCACCGCCTGAGGACGAGTCCGCCGCAGCCCCCACCTGGGAGGAGCGCCAGGACGAGGTCTCCGCCCTGGTCGCCCGCGCCCAGGCCAATGCCGCCGCGGCCCGCGCCCGAGTCGACGGCGCCGCGCCCTCGGGCCGGCCCACCGGCCCGGCCTGGGGCGTCACAGTCTCAGACCCGGCCGAGCTCATCCGTGGCCTCAACCCCGCCCAGGAGGCTGCCGTCACCCACGCCGGCGCCCCCCTGCTCATCATCGCCGGCGCGGGATCGGGCAAGACCCGGGTCCTGACCCACCGCATCGCCCACCTCATCGCCACCGGACGCGCCCGCCCCGGCGAGATCCTGGCCATCACCTTCACCAACAAGGCCGCCGCTGAGATGCGCGAACGCGTCACCGCCCTGGTCGGTCCCGCCGGCGAACGCATGTGGGTCTCCACCTTCCACTCCGCCTGCGTGCGCATCCTGCGCCGCGAGCACGAGGCCGCCGGTCTGCGCTCCACCTTCTCCATCTACGACGCCGCCGACTCCACCCGCCTCATCACCCTCATCGTGCGCGAGCTGGGCATCGACCCCAAGCGCTTCACCCCCAAGACCTTCGCCCACCGCATCTCCGACCTCAAGAACGAGCTCATCACCCCGGCCCAGTTCGCCGAGCGGGCCGTCACCTCCAACCCCCTCGAGCGCCACCTCGCCGAGGTCTACCGCGCCTACGCCCAGCGCCTGAGCGCCGCCAACGCCCTGGACTTCGACGACATCATCATGCGCACCGTCTCCCTGCTCCAGACCCGCCCGGCCGTGGCCGAGATGTACCGGCGCCGCTTCCGCCACATCCTGGTCGACGAGTACCAGGACACCAACCACGCCCAGTACGTCCTCGTGCGCGAGCTCGTCGGCGGCCCCGGCACCTCCGGGGCAGGCTCGGCCCTGCCACCGGGCGAGCTCACCGTCGTCGGCGACTCCGACCAGTCCATCTACGCCTTCCGCGGCGCCACCATCCGCAACATCGAGGAGTTCGAGGAGGACTACCCCTCGGCCCGCACCATCCTGCTGGAGCAGAACTACCGCTCCACCCAGAACATCCTCTCGGCCGCGAACGCCGTCATCTCCCGCAACAGCGGCCGGCGCGAGAAGAACCTGTGGACCGCCGCCGGAGACGGCGCCCCCATCACCGGTTACGTCGCCGACTCCGAGCACGACGAGGCCCGCTGGATCAGCCAGGAGGTTGACCGCCTGGCCGACGAGCACGGCATACGCCCTCGCGACGTCGCCGTCTTCTACCGCACCAACGCCCAGTCCCGTGCCCTCGAAGAGGCCTTCATGCGCGCCGGCCAGCCCTACAAGGTCATCGGCGGCACCCGCTTCTACGACCGCCGCGAGATCAAGGACGCCATCGCCTACCTGCGCGCCGTCGATAACCCCGACGACGACGTCAACCTGCGCCGCATCCTCAACGTCCCCAAACGCGGCCTGGGTGACAAGGCCGAGGGCGCCCTGGCCGAGCACGCTGCTCGCTACGCCGTCTCCTTCGGGCAAGCCGTCGCCGACGCCGCCGGAGCCCCCCGTGATGCCCAGACGGACGGAACCGAGAACACCGACGGGCAGGCCCCCTCTACCACCGGGGCCGGCGAGCCGCCCGAGGTCGAGGGCCTGACCACCCGGGCCCGCAACCAGGTGCGTGGCTTCCACGAGCTGCTCACCACCCTGCGCCACATGGTCACCGCCGGCGACGGCGTCGCCGACATCCTCGACTCCGCCCTGGACGCCTCGGGCTACCTCGCCGAGCTGCGCGCCAGTGACGACCCCCAGGACGCCACCCGCGTGGAGAACCTCGCCGAGCTCCACTCCGTGGCCAGCGACTTCCAGGCCGCCAACCCCGACGGCACCCTGGCCGACTTCCTCGAGCGCGTCTCACTCGTGGCCGACTCCGACCAGCTCCCACCCAGCGCCGACCTGGAGGACGAGGACGCCCGGCAGGCCGAGGAGCAGGGCCAGATCACCCTCATGACCGTCCACACCGCCAAGGGCCTGGAGTTCCCGGTCGTCTTCGTCACCGGCATGGAGGACGGTACCTTCCCCCACAGCCGTTCCCTGGCCGAGGAGACCGAGCTCGCTGAGGAACGGCGTCTGGCCTACGTGGCCCTCACCCGCGCCCGCGAGCGCCTCTACCTCACCCGCGCCGCCGTGCGCTCGGCCTGGGGAGCCGCCAACGCCATGCCTGCCTCCCGCTTCCTCGACGACGTGCCGGATGAGACCATCGACTGGAAGCGCCTGGCCTCCTCCATGGAGGCGCTGCGCGGCGGCGGCACCGGCTGGGGCAGCAGCTGGGGCGAGGGCGGCTTCGGCTCGGGCGGACGGCGCTCAGGCTCCTCCCGGCAGAGCTCCTACTCCGACGACGATGACTTCGCCCCACCCGTGGGCGCAGGCACCAAGCGCTCGGGCAAACTGGGGCGCGTGGAGACCGCCCAGGACCGTGCCGCCAAGCGCACCTCCGCCCGCCTCGAGGCCCGCGGCAAGCATGGCGACTCCTCACCGGCCGGCGCTGCCGCCTCGGAGGACCTGCCCGCAGCCGTCGCCGGGCTGAGGACCGGCGACCAGGTGCGCCACGACTCCTACGGGGTGGGCACCGTCGTCGGCCTGGAGGGCAAGGGGAGGTCCCTGACCGCCCGCGTCGAGTTCGTCATCGACGGCGCCCCCACCACCAAGCGCCTCATCCTGCGCTACGCCCCCGTCGCCAAGATCTGA
- a CDS encoding CPBP family intramembrane glutamic endopeptidase, translating into MNAPASFPTSSVEPRAPRLLDRLVPASPQWRIPPRKAERLGWLQLLLGIPMIFVVQLVAGILAVMTGFAHLTANGRLDSLPEALFVIAIFGAPLALLGYWLLVHFVGGRPVIEMGGRGAALREFLVGLAIGALLMSAVIAVLALLGSYHVVDVGWSTGILAGLGAGVLAGFTEEILFRGILLRLIEGWVGTWWALAITSFLFGISHLGNAHATVFGAVAIALEAGILLGACYLLTRRLWLAIGLHAAWNFVQGGIFGSDISGIGSGRGLIEARFTGPDLLTGGVMGIEASVVAVVLCTAAGVAMLLAVRRRGLVVPPRWRRPPQAALDGTQPA; encoded by the coding sequence ATGAACGCCCCGGCCTCCTTCCCGACTTCATCAGTGGAGCCGCGGGCTCCTCGCCTCCTGGACCGGCTCGTCCCGGCCAGTCCCCAGTGGCGCATTCCTCCGCGAAAGGCGGAGCGGCTCGGCTGGCTCCAGCTTCTTCTCGGAATTCCGATGATCTTCGTCGTTCAACTCGTCGCCGGGATTCTCGCAGTGATGACCGGATTCGCGCACCTGACGGCTAACGGTCGGCTTGATTCCCTGCCGGAAGCCTTATTCGTCATAGCTATCTTCGGTGCACCGCTGGCCCTGCTCGGGTACTGGCTGCTGGTGCACTTCGTCGGTGGCCGGCCTGTCATTGAGATGGGCGGGCGTGGGGCAGCACTGCGCGAGTTCCTGGTCGGCCTGGCCATAGGAGCGCTGCTCATGAGCGCCGTCATCGCGGTTCTGGCCCTGCTCGGTTCCTACCACGTGGTGGACGTCGGCTGGAGCACGGGGATCCTCGCCGGTCTAGGAGCCGGAGTCCTTGCCGGATTCACCGAGGAGATTCTGTTTCGAGGGATTCTGCTGCGCCTCATCGAGGGCTGGGTGGGGACCTGGTGGGCGCTGGCCATCACCTCGTTCCTCTTTGGAATCTCTCACCTGGGCAATGCCCATGCGACGGTCTTCGGTGCGGTGGCGATCGCGCTGGAGGCGGGCATCCTGCTGGGCGCCTGCTACCTGCTCACCCGTCGCCTGTGGCTGGCGATCGGGCTGCACGCCGCCTGGAACTTCGTCCAGGGCGGCATCTTCGGCTCCGACATCTCCGGCATCGGGTCGGGACGCGGACTCATCGAGGCCCGCTTCACCGGCCCTGACCTGCTCACCGGCGGAGTCATGGGGATCGAGGCCTCCGTCGTCGCGGTCGTGCTGTGCACCGCGGCCGGTGTGGCCATGCTGTTGGCGGTCCGCCGGCGCGGGCTTGTCGTCCCGCCGCGGTGGCGCCGCCCGCCTCAGGCCGCACTGGACGGCACACAGCCGGCCTAG
- a CDS encoding nitroreductase produces MTPETFSDLAASRHSVRDFRTDPVPPEVIEEILEDACQAPSWSNTRPFMVALATGEQADRLRAAYVKEFDAALPLQHKEPGAMARLALSDKAPDGDYPTWAPYPADLLPHSQAVGGRLYAHMGIGRKDREARDAAARRNCEAFGAPVIGFVLVHEGLMPFAALDAGIMLQTLFLSAKAHGVDSCPLGVLATWRRPFDAEFEAPSDYRLITGFALGYASEAPVNDFRAERRPVRLVPNRS; encoded by the coding sequence ATGACCCCCGAGACCTTTTCCGACCTGGCCGCTTCCCGGCACTCCGTGCGGGACTTCCGGACCGACCCCGTACCGCCTGAGGTCATCGAGGAGATCCTGGAGGATGCCTGCCAGGCACCAAGCTGGTCCAACACCCGACCTTTCATGGTGGCGCTGGCCACCGGTGAGCAGGCGGACCGTCTGCGCGCGGCCTACGTCAAGGAGTTCGACGCCGCTCTCCCCCTCCAGCACAAGGAACCCGGGGCGATGGCCCGCCTGGCCCTGAGCGACAAGGCGCCCGACGGCGACTACCCGACCTGGGCGCCGTACCCCGCGGACCTGCTGCCCCACTCCCAGGCGGTTGGTGGCCGGCTGTACGCGCACATGGGTATCGGCCGCAAGGACCGCGAGGCCCGTGACGCGGCCGCCCGCCGCAACTGTGAGGCCTTCGGCGCCCCGGTCATCGGTTTCGTCCTGGTCCACGAAGGCCTCATGCCCTTCGCCGCGCTCGACGCCGGGATCATGCTGCAGACCCTGTTCCTGTCCGCCAAGGCCCATGGCGTCGACTCCTGCCCCCTGGGGGTCCTGGCCACCTGGCGCCGCCCCTTCGACGCCGAGTTCGAGGCGCCGTCGGACTACCGCCTCATCACGGGCTTCGCCCTGGGCTACGCCTCCGAGGCCCCCGTCAACGACTTCCGGGCCGAGCGGCGCCCCGTGCGCCTGGTGCCGAACCGCAGCTGA
- a CDS encoding sugar O-acetyltransferase, with protein sequence MSETPAPRFPEAEPYFVGDERTNRERMLAGDWYVADDPDSARIAAHARTMLHRFERAFAEGEEDCWDLLRSAIPGLGNKAHLLPPVRVDYGDNIAVGEGTFVNYGLVALDVARISIGAHCQIGPNVQLLTPVHPLEPTPRACSLEAADPITIGNNVWLGGGVIVCPGVTIGDNCVIGAGSVVTKDVPAGSLAVGNPARVLRQLDDSTFGPRHQHPPQETPQ encoded by the coding sequence ATGAGTGAGACCCCCGCCCCGCGCTTCCCGGAGGCCGAGCCCTACTTCGTGGGCGACGAGCGCACCAATCGCGAGCGCATGCTCGCCGGTGACTGGTACGTCGCCGACGACCCCGATAGCGCCAGGATCGCCGCCCACGCCCGCACAATGCTCCACCGCTTCGAGCGGGCCTTCGCCGAGGGCGAGGAGGACTGCTGGGATCTGCTGCGCTCAGCGATCCCGGGGCTGGGCAACAAGGCTCACCTGCTGCCGCCGGTGCGCGTGGACTACGGGGACAACATCGCCGTGGGTGAGGGGACCTTCGTCAACTACGGGCTCGTGGCCCTCGACGTTGCCAGGATCAGTATCGGCGCACACTGCCAAATCGGCCCGAACGTCCAGCTGCTCACGCCGGTCCACCCCCTGGAGCCGACTCCGCGCGCCTGCTCCCTGGAGGCGGCCGACCCCATCACGATCGGGAACAACGTGTGGCTGGGCGGCGGGGTCATCGTCTGCCCCGGTGTGACCATCGGGGACAACTGCGTCATCGGCGCGGGATCAGTGGTCACCAAGGATGTTCCCGCCGGCAGCCTCGCGGTGGGCAACCCGGCCCGCGTCCTGCGACAGCTGGACGACTCCACCTTCGGCCCCCGCCATCAGCACCCGCCTCAGGAGACGCCGCAATGA
- a CDS encoding TIM-barrel domain-containing protein codes for MVSPLRDAPDTPRPAAARPEAVITGTSSEESRYRFTVLTSRLIRMEHSPTGVFTDAATQLVVNRDLGETPSFRVVHGQDRVEIITEHLHLTHVPSLGFSPAGLSVRLRSTALHAHGGTWHHGDVWDPAETFPTNLGGTTRTLDEADGAVALGPGLLSLNGITALDDSASLLLTQDEWVQSREPGNRLADGAQDLYVFGYGQDYREALRDFFRLTGPSPLIPRALLGNWWSRYHPYSDQEYLALMDRFTAEELPFSVAVIDMDWHVTDIDPAIGTGWTGYTWNRELFPDPAAFLAGLHQRGMLTTLNVHPAQGVRRHEEAYEEVCADLGLDASTGEDVPFNIADRDFVGSYLSRLHHPLEDEGVDFWWLDWQQGGSTTVPGLDPLWMLNHVHYLDSGRERPAADGGVERRRPVTFSRFADASSHRTPVGFSGDTIISWDSLRFQPRFTATAANIGYFWWSNDIGGHMLGGSDDTMAARWFQLGCFSPINRLHSSNSGFTSKEPWRYSRDARATMEAHLRLRHRLVPYLYTWARRSAGEGIAPVRPVYHDHPRELAAYEHRGSFCFGDLLVVPFTSPLDGTTGLGRELTWLPDGVWYDLPTGRRYEATTGGRGRMLSLSRPLDRIGVLARAGSVIPLAGNLTEAAGDNPRELEIVVVPGGSGSFTLEEDDGSAQPGQDQIARTHMALTWPEAEEEDGADVVLRIRLEGAAEVVPTSRLVTVRLLAGQVAGAWLGVGERARRLATEEVSGDGFTLGAGTLVHLEELSRQELIDGVQLVLRGTKHSPADWREEVHALLDGARVEYMAKDLAWDAVQRGLSGTALLGELEALGLPETLRAAVAEVLPHS; via the coding sequence TTGGTTTCTCCTCTCCGCGATGCCCCTGACACTCCGCGCCCGGCCGCAGCCCGCCCTGAGGCGGTCATCACCGGGACCTCGTCGGAGGAGTCCCGCTACCGGTTCACGGTGCTCACCTCTCGGCTCATCCGCATGGAGCACTCCCCCACGGGCGTCTTCACTGACGCCGCCACCCAGCTAGTCGTCAACCGCGACCTGGGTGAGACGCCGTCGTTCCGGGTGGTGCACGGCCAGGACCGCGTGGAGATCATCACCGAGCACCTGCACCTGACCCATGTGCCCTCCCTGGGATTCTCCCCCGCCGGGCTCAGCGTCAGGCTGCGTTCGACGGCGCTCCACGCCCACGGCGGCACCTGGCACCACGGCGACGTGTGGGACCCGGCCGAGACCTTCCCGACAAACCTGGGCGGCACCACCCGCACCCTTGATGAGGCCGACGGCGCCGTCGCCCTCGGTCCGGGCCTGCTGAGCCTCAACGGCATCACCGCCCTGGACGACTCGGCCTCGCTGCTGCTCACCCAGGACGAGTGGGTTCAGTCCCGTGAGCCCGGCAACCGCCTGGCCGACGGGGCGCAGGACCTCTACGTCTTCGGCTACGGCCAGGACTACCGGGAGGCACTGCGGGACTTCTTCCGCCTCACCGGGCCGAGCCCCCTCATCCCGCGGGCGCTGCTGGGCAACTGGTGGAGCCGCTACCACCCCTACAGCGACCAGGAGTACCTGGCGCTCATGGACCGCTTCACCGCCGAGGAGCTGCCCTTCTCCGTGGCCGTCATCGACATGGACTGGCACGTCACCGACATCGACCCGGCGATCGGCACGGGATGGACCGGCTACACCTGGAACCGGGAGCTGTTCCCCGACCCGGCGGCCTTCCTGGCCGGCCTGCACCAGCGGGGCATGCTCACCACGCTCAACGTGCACCCGGCCCAGGGGGTGCGCCGCCACGAGGAGGCCTATGAGGAGGTCTGCGCCGACCTGGGCCTGGATGCGAGCACCGGGGAGGACGTGCCCTTCAACATCGCCGACCGGGACTTCGTGGGCTCCTACCTCTCGCGCCTCCACCACCCCCTGGAGGACGAGGGCGTGGACTTCTGGTGGCTGGACTGGCAGCAGGGCGGCTCCACGACGGTTCCCGGCCTGGATCCGCTGTGGATGCTCAACCACGTCCACTACCTCGACTCGGGCCGCGAGCGCCCGGCGGCCGACGGTGGCGTGGAGCGGCGCCGACCGGTGACCTTCTCGCGCTTCGCCGACGCCTCGAGCCACCGCACCCCGGTGGGCTTCTCCGGGGACACGATCATCAGCTGGGACTCCCTGCGCTTCCAGCCGCGCTTCACGGCCACGGCCGCCAACATCGGCTACTTCTGGTGGTCCAATGACATCGGCGGGCACATGCTGGGCGGCAGCGACGACACGATGGCGGCCCGCTGGTTCCAGCTGGGCTGCTTCTCCCCCATCAACCGCCTGCACTCGTCGAACTCAGGCTTCACCTCCAAGGAGCCGTGGCGCTACTCGCGTGACGCGCGCGCCACGATGGAGGCGCACCTGCGGCTGCGTCACCGGCTGGTGCCCTACCTGTACACGTGGGCGCGCCGCTCGGCAGGTGAGGGCATCGCTCCGGTGCGCCCGGTGTACCACGACCACCCGCGTGAGCTGGCCGCCTACGAGCACCGGGGCAGCTTCTGCTTCGGGGACCTGCTGGTGGTGCCCTTCACCTCCCCGCTCGATGGGACCACCGGCCTGGGGCGGGAGCTGACCTGGCTGCCCGACGGCGTCTGGTACGACCTGCCCACGGGGCGCCGCTATGAGGCCACGACCGGCGGGCGCGGGCGCATGCTGAGCCTGTCGCGTCCCCTGGACCGGATCGGGGTGCTGGCCCGGGCCGGCTCCGTGATCCCCCTGGCCGGGAACCTGACGGAGGCGGCCGGGGACAATCCGCGCGAGCTGGAGATCGTCGTCGTGCCCGGCGGCTCGGGGAGCTTCACCCTGGAGGAGGACGACGGCTCGGCCCAGCCCGGGCAGGACCAGATCGCCCGCACCCACATGGCGCTGACCTGGCCCGAGGCCGAGGAGGAGGACGGCGCCGACGTGGTGCTGCGCATCCGCCTGGAGGGGGCGGCCGAGGTCGTGCCGACCTCGCGGCTGGTGACGGTGCGGCTCCTGGCCGGCCAGGTGGCCGGCGCCTGGCTGGGGGTGGGTGAACGGGCGCGCCGGCTGGCCACCGAGGAGGTCAGCGGTGACGGCTTCACCCTGGGGGCCGGGACGCTGGTGCACCTGGAGGAGCTGAGCCGCCAGGAGCTCATCGACGGCGTCCAGCTGGTCCTCCGCGGCACGAAGCACTCCCCGGCCGACTGGCGCGAAGAGGTCCACGCGCTCCTGGACGGGGCGCGAGTGGAGTACATGGCCAAGGACCTGGCCTGGGACGCGGTGCAGCGGGGCCTGAGCGGAACCGCCCTGCTGGGTGAGCTCGAGGCCCTGGGCCTGCCGGAGACGCTGCGGGCGGCCGTGGCCGAGGTGCTCCCCCACTCCTGA
- a CDS encoding alpha-glucosidase, with protein sequence MTSPAPLIVSAHHVGDDPDWWRRAVVYQVYPRSFSDSDGDGIGDIPGLTSRLDHLDELGVDVVWLSPVYRSPQDDNGYDISDYQDIDPLFGSLTDLDALIEGLHCRGMRLVMDLVVNHTSDEHPWFTASRSSKDDPKRDWYIWRPARQVDGLAPGQPGTEPTNWGSAFSGSAWAWDEESQEFYLHLFSPKQPDLNWENPQVRRAIHEMMTWWLDRGVDGFRMDVINLISKTYPLTDAPQGEGDLYGNAFAVVANGPRIHEFLREMNQQVLAPRPGHVLTVGEMPGATSAEAALYTDPARGELDMVFQFEHVSLTDGPGGKFDPQPLELVTLKQNLAHWQAALAPDTTPNGAVSAEKGWNSAYWDNHDQPRAVSRFGDDDPAWRVRSAKTLATILHAHRGTPYIYQGEELGMVNTVFRSIDDYRDLESVNHFHERVRAGDDPAAVLAGIAPVSRDNARTPVHWDSSEKAGFTTGEPWIALAPDHGTVNAAAQVGVPGSVFEHYRQLIALRHDDDALALGTFRLLAADHPTAWVILRQWRAPEAQGGGVEQLLLIAQCAREDLPLTGHGGLLAALAAEDLELGEWSGAEQVLRAADPDVQPGSTHAGLPEALPGWDSVLLRRRA encoded by the coding sequence GTGACCTCTCCCGCGCCCCTCATTGTCTCTGCCCACCATGTCGGCGACGATCCGGACTGGTGGCGCCGCGCCGTCGTCTACCAGGTCTACCCCCGTTCCTTCTCTGACTCCGACGGCGACGGGATCGGTGACATCCCCGGTCTGACCAGCCGCCTGGACCACCTTGACGAGCTGGGTGTCGACGTCGTGTGGCTCAGCCCCGTCTACCGCTCCCCTCAGGACGACAACGGCTACGACATCTCCGACTACCAGGACATCGATCCCCTCTTCGGATCCCTGACCGACCTGGACGCCCTCATCGAGGGACTGCACTGTCGCGGCATGCGCCTGGTCATGGACCTCGTCGTCAACCACACCAGCGACGAGCACCCCTGGTTCACCGCCAGCCGCTCCTCCAAGGACGACCCCAAGCGCGACTGGTACATCTGGCGGCCCGCCCGGCAGGTTGACGGGCTCGCCCCCGGGCAGCCTGGCACCGAGCCCACCAACTGGGGATCGGCCTTCTCCGGGTCGGCCTGGGCCTGGGATGAGGAGAGCCAGGAGTTCTACCTGCACCTCTTCTCACCCAAGCAGCCCGACCTCAACTGGGAGAACCCGCAGGTGCGCCGCGCCATCCACGAGATGATGACCTGGTGGCTGGACCGCGGCGTCGACGGCTTCCGCATGGACGTCATCAACCTCATCTCCAAGACCTACCCGCTCACTGACGCACCCCAGGGCGAGGGCGACCTCTACGGCAACGCCTTCGCCGTCGTCGCCAACGGCCCCCGCATCCATGAGTTCCTCCGCGAGATGAACCAGCAGGTCCTCGCACCGCGGCCCGGCCACGTCCTGACCGTCGGGGAGATGCCCGGGGCCACGAGCGCCGAGGCCGCCCTCTACACCGACCCCGCCCGAGGTGAGCTCGACATGGTCTTCCAGTTCGAGCACGTCAGCCTCACCGACGGCCCCGGAGGCAAGTTCGACCCCCAGCCCCTCGAGCTCGTCACCCTCAAGCAGAACCTGGCCCACTGGCAGGCCGCCCTCGCTCCCGACACGACCCCCAACGGCGCCGTGAGCGCGGAGAAGGGATGGAACTCCGCCTACTGGGACAACCACGACCAGCCCCGCGCCGTCTCCCGCTTCGGCGACGACGACCCCGCCTGGCGCGTCCGCTCGGCCAAGACCCTCGCCACGATCCTCCACGCCCACCGCGGCACCCCCTACATCTACCAGGGCGAGGAGCTGGGCATGGTCAACACGGTCTTCCGCTCCATCGATGACTACCGGGATCTGGAGTCCGTCAACCACTTCCACGAGCGTGTCCGCGCCGGCGACGACCCGGCCGCCGTCCTGGCTGGCATCGCCCCCGTCTCCCGCGACAACGCCCGCACCCCCGTCCACTGGGACAGCAGCGAGAAGGCCGGGTTCACCACCGGCGAGCCCTGGATCGCCCTGGCCCCCGACCACGGCACCGTCAACGCCGCCGCCCAGGTGGGAGTACCCGGCAGCGTCTTCGAGCACTACCGCCAGCTCATCGCCCTGCGGCACGATGACGACGCCCTCGCCCTGGGCACCTTCCGACTCCTGGCGGCCGACCACCCCACCGCCTGGGTCATCCTGCGCCAGTGGCGCGCCCCTGAGGCCCAGGGCGGCGGCGTCGAGCAACTCCTGCTCATCGCCCAGTGCGCCCGCGAGGACCTGCCCCTGACCGGTCATGGCGGCCTGCTGGCGGCGCTCGCGGCCGAGGACCTGGAGTTAGGGGAGTGGAGCGGGGCCGAGCAGGTGCTGCGCGCCGCCGATCCGGACGTTCAGCCCGGCTCGACCCACGCGGGCCTGCCGGAGGCGCTACCGGGATGGGACTCGGTCCTGCTGCGCCGTCGGGCCTGA